One genomic segment of Bradyrhizobium prioriisuperbiae includes these proteins:
- a CDS encoding crotonase/enoyl-CoA hydratase family protein: MLDPVTYTRAGAVSIIVMNDGKANVMSLHMLNALHAAFDAAERDKTVVILTAQGRHFSGGFDLNVFAKGSATEQYLMVRAGAELALRILSFPTPVVAACNGNAFPMGAFLILSSDHRIAAEGAYRIGMNEVAIGLTVPRFAVEIARQRLTPAYFNRVVVTAEMFGPAEAVTAGFFDRLVPADDLVRAAEEAAHALSTLNMASHAATKARARGAVIAMIRAMIDEDLTPQYGEDRVASRASA; this comes from the coding sequence ATGCTGGATCCGGTGACTTACACGCGCGCAGGTGCGGTCAGCATCATCGTCATGAACGATGGCAAGGCCAATGTGATGTCGCTCCACATGCTGAACGCACTTCACGCCGCGTTCGACGCAGCGGAGCGGGACAAAACGGTGGTGATCCTGACCGCACAGGGACGGCATTTTTCGGGTGGTTTCGACCTCAATGTGTTCGCCAAGGGCAGCGCGACCGAGCAGTATCTCATGGTCCGGGCAGGTGCGGAGCTTGCGCTGCGCATTCTGTCGTTCCCCACACCGGTTGTCGCTGCGTGCAATGGCAACGCTTTTCCGATGGGAGCATTCCTGATCTTGTCGTCCGATCATCGGATCGCCGCGGAAGGCGCGTATCGGATCGGCATGAACGAGGTTGCCATCGGACTGACGGTTCCTCGGTTTGCCGTCGAAATTGCGCGCCAGCGGCTGACCCCGGCCTACTTCAATCGCGTCGTGGTGACGGCGGAAATGTTTGGCCCTGCAGAAGCTGTGACGGCGGGGTTCTTCGATCGCCTGGTGCCGGCCGACGACCTGGTCCGCGCGGCAGAGGAGGCGGCGCACGCTCTGAGCACACTCAACATGGCGAGCCATGCCGCGACCAAGGCGCGGGCGCGCGGTGCGGTGATCGCAATGATCCGGGCGATGATCGATGAGGACCTGACCCCACAGTATGGCGAGGATCGGGTGGCCAGCCGCGCCAGTGCCTGA
- a CDS encoding helix-turn-helix domain-containing protein, whose amino-acid sequence MTTRPRRTTYRHGNLKSEALAIAYRLVADAGHEALSMRQVADAVGVAHRSLYNHFEDREALLDAVATEAYERLAAILAETQTSDDYVAQYVRFALAHRTIYGLMVSRPHGTMKNSPSLQAAVHKVITEAMRIFCGDIEAPSERRRAVMKIYILLYGGISLYGAGILDLPSETALIAELSAMSAKM is encoded by the coding sequence ATGACGACCAGGCCGCGCCGCACCACCTATCGCCATGGCAATCTCAAGTCCGAGGCACTTGCGATCGCTTATCGTCTCGTGGCCGACGCCGGCCACGAAGCCCTGAGCATGAGACAAGTGGCTGATGCGGTCGGGGTCGCGCATCGCTCCCTTTACAATCATTTCGAAGATCGTGAGGCGCTGCTCGATGCGGTCGCCACCGAAGCTTACGAGCGGCTGGCTGCGATCCTGGCCGAAACCCAAACCTCCGATGATTATGTCGCGCAATATGTCCGCTTCGCGCTCGCGCACCGGACGATCTACGGCTTGATGGTCAGCCGGCCGCACGGGACCATGAAGAACTCGCCGTCGCTTCAAGCCGCCGTCCACAAGGTCATCACCGAAGCGATGCGGATTTTCTGCGGAGATATCGAGGCTCCATCGGAACGGCGCCGCGCCGTGATGAAGATCTACATCCTGCTCTATGGTGGCATTTCGCTCTATGGGGCCGGCATTCTGGACCTTCCAAGCGAGACGGCGCTGATTGCCGAGCTCTCGGCGATGAGCGCAAAAATGTGA